TACAGATGGTTCTTTAGGGTCCCATTTTCCATGTACTCATAAATTATGATCATCTCATTTTGTTCGTCACAGTAGCCAATCAGCGATACCAAATGGCGGTGACGGAACATTGATAGCATTTCAATTTCAGTCTGGAATTCTGCAAAACCCTGCTGTGAATACGAAACTCCCCTCTTCACTGCCACTTTGGTTTCATCTCTCAAAATCCCCTTGTAAACTTTCCCAAATCCACCAACACCAACAACTAAACTTTCACTGAAATAATCAGTAGCTTCTTGAATTGCAACAAAAGGGAAGCGATAACCAGTTTTTGAGCTAGAAGATATTGCAGCTCCGTTATTTGAGTATTTGGTCACCATTCCACCGGTGGCAAAATTTCCTTCCGCCTTTGAATGGTTGACATGTGcgtattttcttcttcttcttctgcagAGCACGAAGAGACTGATAGCGACAATAACAGCAGTGAATATCCCAACGGCCAAACCCACTATAACACCAACTTTCATCTTAGAACCTTTTTTCAGATCGGAATCCAAAACATCAAGGCTGCCCTTAGAATTGCTTATTTTCATGACCTCCAGGCCATTAAGAATGGCATTTGGCATAGGGTTACCAACGTTTGAAGGGCCAACACTTACATTTAACTTGGAGATATCACTTACTCTTGTGATGACATCCATAAAATAAGGGGCACCAATGATGTTTGATGTTAGATTGCTAAGATCAAGATTCCTAGAAACGAGCATGGAGTTTATATAGACATTAAAAAAGAGAATATTTGGAGAGATACTCACTATGTCACAGAAGTGAAACCGGACCAGATACTCAAACCCAGGGTCAACACTGAAACGCCATGTAACATTGGCATTTATATTAGGATCATCGCCAGAGTTCATCAACTTCGTGGCGGTCCCATAGACAATAGCGGGAGCGATATTTACCATTGCCCCGGCTATTGTTGAATTGACAGCTGTAATGTTAGACACAAACTCTGCAAGATTATTGTGTATCAGGTACATATCATCGGAGATCCAAAGACGCCACAGGGTATCATTTTGGGGAAAGACTGTTTCATCACCCATATTCACCCTCACAATTGTCTCTAACGCTTTATTTGACACACTTTGGTAACTGCCCGGTGGATCAATTGTGCGGGCACTCTCAGGGGTAAGCTCATCGGGGAGTGAAAGAACTTCCAAGGCATTTATGAAGGCGAAAGACTTGGAAGAAGGAGCAAAAGTGAGAACCAAATTGCTGGAAGTCACGTTCAAAGAGTATTCCTTAA
Above is a genomic segment from Juglans microcarpa x Juglans regia isolate MS1-56 chromosome 1D, Jm3101_v1.0, whole genome shotgun sequence containing:
- the LOC121256132 gene encoding receptor-like protein kinase HERK 1, whose amino-acid sequence is MSSGNIRLFMWVSSILCLICGSYGFVPQYHYMIDCGSPTNTSVGDRVFVADTSDSNALSTPQEIFAKTTLKPISLSNDSALYETARILTGTSIYTFPIKKLGRHWVRLYFFPFVLESYDLSTAKFSVSAQNITLFKESHVGNGSQVKEYSLNVTSSNLVLTFAPSSKSFAFINALEVLSLPDELTPESARTIDPPGSYQSVSNKALETIVRVNMGDETVFPQNDTLWRLWISDDMYLIHNNLAEFVSNITAVNSTIAGAMVNIAPAIVYGTATKLMNSGDDPNINANVTWRFSVDPGFEYLVRFHFCDIVSISPNILFFNVYINSMLVSRNLDLSNLTSNIIGAPYFMDVITRVSDISKLNVSVGPSNVGNPMPNAILNGLEVMKISNSKGSLDVLDSDLKKGSKMKVGVIVGLAVGIFTAVIVAISLFVLCRRRRRKYAHVNHSKAEGNFATGGMVTKYSNNGAAISSSSKTGYRFPFVAIQEATDYFSESLVVGVGGFGKVYKGILRDETKVAVKRGVSYSQQGFAEFQTEIEMLSMFRHRHLVSLIGYCDEQNEMIIIYEYMENGTLKNHLYGSDLPSLSWPQRLEICIGSARGLHYLHTGSTKAIIHRDVKSANILLDEKFMAKVADFGLSKTGPEIDKTHVSTAVKGSFGYLDPEYLTRQQLTEKSDVYSFGVVMLEVLCGRPVIDPSLPREKVSLVEWAMNSQKRGKLEEIVDPCLAGQIKPDSLRKFGEIADKCLAGCGMDRPSMGDVLWNLECALQLQGSEEKSDPQGQSSQVNHVNNLETNISIAQFSMGSVGDLAGISMSTMFAQMVKDDMR